One genomic segment of Aliarcobacter cibarius includes these proteins:
- the efp gene encoding elongation factor P, translating into MAIGMSELKKGLKIEVDGIPYKITEYQHVKPGKGAAFVRCKIKSFLNGKVIEKTFHAGDKCEVPNLQQKQMQFLYDDGELLQFMDTSTYEQEGLTYEQVGDAFDWIIDGMQVDMMYFNGKAITVEPPMVVELKIVETPPNFKGDSQGGRKPATLESGAVVQIPFHILEGDVIRVDTRTGEYLEKVK; encoded by the coding sequence ATGGCAATAGGAATGAGTGAATTAAAAAAAGGATTAAAAATCGAAGTAGATGGAATTCCTTATAAAATTACAGAATACCAACATGTAAAACCAGGTAAAGGTGCTGCATTTGTTAGATGTAAAATTAAATCATTTTTAAATGGAAAAGTTATTGAAAAAACTTTTCATGCTGGTGATAAATGTGAAGTTCCAAACTTACAACAAAAACAAATGCAATTCTTATATGATGATGGTGAGTTATTACAATTTATGGACACTTCAACTTATGAGCAAGAAGGTTTGACTTATGAGCAAGTTGGAGATGCTTTTGATTGGATAATTGACGGAATGCAAGTTGACATGATGTATTTCAATGGAAAAGCTATTACAGTTGAGCCTCCAATGGTTGTTGAATTAAAAATTGTTGAAACACCACCAAACTTTAAAGGTGATTCACAAGGTGGAAGAAAGCCTGCAACTTTAGAATCTGGAGCTGTAGTTCAAATTCCATTTCACATTTTAGAAGGTGATGTAATTAGAGTAGATACAAGAACTGGTGAGTACTTAGAAAAAGTAAAATGA
- a CDS encoding CcoQ/FixQ family Cbb3-type cytochrome c oxidase assembly chaperone, translating into MDYETLVNLQGYVKFFLILIVFVLFYSYAFSIYRRDKKGERDFEKYSKLVHDDSSVSSPLEEREQKKVIGNKEK; encoded by the coding sequence ATGGATTATGAAACACTAGTAAATTTACAAGGTTATGTTAAATTCTTTTTGATTTTAATAGTATTTGTTCTATTTTACTCGTATGCCTTTTCTATTTATAGAAGAGATAAAAAAGGTGAGAGGGATTTTGAGAAATACTCTAAACTTGTACATGATGACTCAAGTGTTTCTAGCCCTCTTGAAGAAAGAGAACAAAAAAAAGTTATAGGTAATAAGGAGAAATAA
- the smpB gene encoding SsrA-binding protein SmpB: MMSKKEVKKNLVFKNKKAFHDFTILDSLEAGIMLEGSEVKAIREGRVNLKDSFVRIIKGEVFLLNAHISHLSTTNVNYRPDERRPRKLLLHSKQIGKMYAKVTKEGITLVCTKLYFNDKNMIKVEVATAQGKKLHDKRETLKEKSLKRESEQALKTYK; encoded by the coding sequence ATGATGTCAAAAAAAGAAGTTAAAAAGAATTTAGTATTTAAAAATAAAAAAGCATTCCATGATTTTACGATTTTAGATTCTCTTGAAGCTGGTATTATGCTTGAAGGTAGTGAAGTAAAAGCAATTAGAGAAGGTAGAGTAAACTTAAAAGATAGTTTTGTTCGAATTATAAAAGGTGAAGTCTTTTTACTGAATGCTCATATATCACACTTAAGTACAACTAATGTTAATTATAGACCTGATGAAAGAAGACCTAGAAAATTATTACTTCATTCAAAACAAATCGGAAAAATGTATGCAAAGGTTACAAAAGAAGGAATAACTTTAGTTTGTACAAAATTATATTTTAATGATAAAAATATGATTAAAGTTGAAGTAGCAACTGCTCAAGGTAAAAAATTACATGATAAAAGAGAAACTTTAAAAGAAAAATCTTTAAAACGAGAATCTGAACAAGCTCTCAAAACATATAAATAA
- the ccoN gene encoding cytochrome-c oxidase, cbb3-type subunit I, translating to MQNGAQIEYDYSVAKAFTFATILFGIIGMTIGVVLAFQLAFPELNYLAGEYGTFSRLRPLHTNGVAFGFALSGIFATWYYVSQRVLKVSLKESPFLMAIAKLHFVLYFITILLAVVTLFMGITTSKEYAELEWPLDIMVVVWWVLWGISIFGIIGIRRERTLYISIWYFIATFIAIAMLYLFNNMEVPTALVSGYGSWIHSVSMYSGTNDALVQWWYGHNAVAFVFTTPIIAMIYYFLPKESGQNIYSYKLSILAFWGLLFVYLWAGGHHLIYSTVPDWMQTMGSVMSVVLILPSWGSAINMLLTMKGEWNQLQSNTLIKFMVLASTFYMLSTIEGPIQSIKSVNAIAHFTDWIPGHVHDGVLGWVVFMIMAALFHMVPRMYKRELYSKSLMETQFWLQTVGIVLYFTSMWIAGITQGMMWRAYDEYGSLVYSFIDTVTVLHPYYTIRAVGGLLYLIGFFIFAYNIYKTIRCGRVLDKEPVNATPVAA from the coding sequence ATGCAAAACGGTGCACAAATTGAGTATGACTACTCAGTTGCAAAAGCCTTTACATTTGCAACAATATTGTTTGGTATCATCGGTATGACAATTGGTGTTGTACTTGCTTTTCAATTAGCTTTTCCAGAGCTAAATTATTTAGCAGGAGAATACGGTACATTTAGTAGATTAAGACCTTTACACACAAATGGTGTTGCATTTGGTTTTGCCCTAAGTGGTATTTTTGCAACTTGGTACTATGTATCTCAAAGAGTATTAAAAGTTTCATTAAAAGAGTCTCCTTTTTTAATGGCAATTGCTAAGTTACACTTTGTTTTATATTTTATTACAATTCTTTTAGCTGTTGTAACTTTGTTTATGGGTATTACTACATCAAAAGAGTACGCAGAATTAGAGTGGCCATTAGATATTATGGTTGTAGTTTGGTGGGTTTTATGGGGTATTTCTATTTTTGGTATTATCGGTATTAGAAGAGAAAGAACTTTATATATTTCTATTTGGTATTTTATTGCAACTTTTATTGCTATTGCAATGTTATATTTATTCAATAACATGGAAGTTCCAACTGCACTAGTAAGTGGATATGGTTCATGGATTCACTCTGTTTCTATGTATTCAGGTACAAATGATGCTTTAGTTCAATGGTGGTATGGACACAATGCTGTTGCATTCGTATTTACTACACCTATCATTGCAATGATTTATTATTTCTTACCAAAAGAGTCTGGACAAAACATCTATTCTTATAAACTATCAATTCTTGCATTCTGGGGATTATTATTTGTTTATTTATGGGCAGGTGGACATCACTTAATTTATTCAACTGTTCCAGATTGGATGCAAACTATGGGTTCTGTAATGTCAGTAGTTTTAATTTTACCATCATGGGGATCTGCAATTAATATGCTTTTAACTATGAAAGGTGAGTGGAATCAGTTACAATCTAATACTTTAATTAAGTTTATGGTTTTAGCTTCAACATTCTACATGTTATCTACAATTGAAGGTCCAATTCAATCTATTAAATCTGTTAATGCTATTGCACACTTTACAGATTGGATCCCAGGTCACGTACATGATGGAGTTTTAGGATGGGTTGTATTCATGATTATGGCTGCATTATTCCATATGGTTCCTAGAATGTATAAAAGAGAGTTATATTCTAAATCTTTAATGGAAACTCAATTCTGGTTACAAACAGTTGGAATTGTTCTTTACTTTACATCTATGTGGATTGCAGGTATTACACAAGGTATGATGTGGAGAGCTTATGATGAATATGGTTCTTTAGTTTATTCGTTTATTGATACGGTTACTGTATTGCACCCATATTATACGATTAGAGCGGTTGGTGGGTTACTATACCTAATTGGATTCTTTATTTTCGCTTACAATATCTATAAAACAATTAGATGTGGAAGAGTTCTTGATAAAGAGCCAGTAAATGCAACTCCAGTAGCTGCTTAA
- a CDS encoding 4-(cytidine 5'-diphospho)-2-C-methyl-D-erythritol kinase translates to MVKKSFAKVNIFLKIVGVRDNYHLLASRFVLVKDLYDEVSFIEKSVDSFTLIGDFSCSLGKNTVYKAYKELEKYEIVREFFKKYIVKIDKKIPEFAGLGGGSSNCATFLNMVNDICNLNLTKDELSKIGAKIGADIPFFIYEYDSANVSGIGEIVEEFIEEPLKIEVVTPNILCNTALIYKTFRENYYKELDKEKAKELFATNSKDILKSFSIKEANDLYESALSLNPGLKEFEKEKWFFSGSGSSFFKVL, encoded by the coding sequence ATGGTTAAGAAGTCTTTTGCAAAGGTAAATATTTTTTTAAAAATAGTTGGTGTTAGAGATAATTATCATTTGTTAGCATCTAGATTTGTTCTCGTAAAAGATCTTTATGATGAAGTTAGTTTTATAGAAAAGAGTGTAGATAGTTTTACTTTAATAGGTGATTTTTCATGTTCTTTGGGAAAGAATACAGTTTATAAAGCGTATAAAGAATTAGAAAAATATGAAATTGTTAGAGAATTTTTTAAAAAATATATTGTAAAAATTGATAAAAAAATACCAGAATTTGCCGGACTTGGTGGTGGTAGTTCAAATTGTGCAACTTTTTTAAATATGGTAAATGATATTTGCAATTTAAATTTAACAAAAGATGAATTATCTAAAATAGGTGCTAAAATAGGTGCTGATATTCCATTCTTTATTTATGAATATGACAGTGCAAATGTTAGTGGAATTGGTGAAATTGTTGAAGAATTTATAGAAGAACCTTTGAAAATAGAAGTTGTTACACCAAATATTCTTTGTAATACAGCTTTAATTTACAAAACTTTTAGAGAAAATTATTATAAAGAATTAGATAAAGAAAAAGCTAAAGAGCTTTTCGCTACAAATTCAAAAGATATATTAAAAAGTTTTTCTATAAAAGAAGCTAATGATTTGTATGAATCTGCTTTAAGTTTAAATCCAGGTTTAAAAGAATTTGAAAAAGAAAAATGGTTTTTTAGTGGTAGTGGTAGTTCATTTTTTAAGGTTTTATGA
- the truB gene encoding tRNA pseudouridine(55) synthase TruB translates to MQKRVYEKGELNKLFVVNKPMFISSNFYLNKFKRIYKNKKAGFSGTLDPFAKGCLIVAFGQYAKLFKYLAKTPKTYKAVIWLGVTSESFDIERVQEIDFVEKQDYEFIKNEIEKLKGQIEYIPPKFSAKRVNGLKAYELAREGIDFKLEFSSMEIFNIKLVQYNHPFITFEATVSEGSYIRSLAQIFLSNIGFKGTLSYLERICEGKFKFENHKDLNPLDYIDLPKNNYSGTKEWLDFGKKISKNYLEIKENGKYIIEVDNYFSIIEIIDDEVIYLLNKVKKYKVNNG, encoded by the coding sequence TTGCAAAAGAGAGTATATGAAAAAGGTGAATTAAATAAACTTTTTGTTGTAAATAAGCCTATGTTTATTAGTTCTAATTTTTATTTAAATAAGTTTAAAAGAATCTATAAAAATAAAAAAGCAGGATTTAGTGGAACTTTAGATCCTTTTGCAAAAGGGTGTTTAATTGTTGCATTTGGTCAATATGCAAAACTTTTCAAATATTTGGCAAAAACGCCAAAAACTTATAAAGCAGTTATTTGGTTAGGTGTTACCTCAGAATCATTTGATATCGAAAGAGTTCAAGAGATAGATTTTGTAGAAAAACAAGATTATGAATTTATTAAAAATGAAATAGAAAAACTTAAAGGTCAAATAGAATACATTCCACCAAAATTTTCAGCAAAGAGAGTTAATGGATTAAAAGCTTACGAGTTAGCAAGAGAAGGAATAGATTTTAAATTAGAATTTTCTTCAATGGAAATTTTTAATATAAAATTAGTTCAATATAATCATCCTTTTATAACATTTGAAGCGACAGTTAGTGAAGGCAGTTATATAAGATCTCTAGCACAAATATTTTTATCAAATATAGGGTTTAAAGGAACTTTGAGCTATCTAGAGAGAATTTGTGAAGGAAAATTTAAATTTGAAAATCATAAAGATTTAAATCCTTTAGATTACATAGATTTACCTAAAAATAACTATTCTGGTACAAAAGAATGGTTAGATTTTGGGAAAAAGATATCAAAGAATTATTTAGAGATTAAAGAAAATGGAAAATATATAATAGAAGTAGATAACTATTTTTCTATAATAGAAATAATTGATGATGAGGTTATATATCTATTAAATAAAGTAAAAAAATATAAGGTAAATAATGGTTAA
- the ccoO gene encoding cytochrome-c oxidase, cbb3-type subunit II, translated as MFHWFEQRPFFFAVLVFVFVAFAGIIEVIPDFAKQSRPTVGTKPYSVLELAGRHVYIKDSCNACHSQLIRPFKSETDRYGMYSLSGEYAYDRPFLWGSKRTGPDLMRVGNYRTTDWHENHMWDPKAVVPGSIMPAYKHQFSNIADIETAYAEAVTVKTVFNTPYDQEGMPKLGSWEEAKAAALAEAKVIAENMKDEKVKQAVANGQVPEIVALIAYLNSLK; from the coding sequence ATGTTTCATTGGTTTGAACAAAGACCGTTTTTCTTTGCGGTACTAGTATTTGTATTTGTAGCATTTGCAGGGATTATTGAAGTAATTCCAGATTTTGCAAAACAATCTAGACCAACAGTTGGTACGAAACCATACTCTGTTCTAGAATTAGCAGGTAGACATGTTTACATTAAAGATTCTTGTAATGCATGTCACTCACAATTAATTAGACCATTTAAATCAGAAACTGATAGATATGGTATGTATTCATTATCAGGTGAGTATGCATATGATAGACCATTCTTATGGGGATCAAAAAGAACTGGACCAGATTTAATGAGAGTTGGTAACTATAGAACTACAGATTGGCATGAAAACCATATGTGGGACCCAAAAGCAGTTGTTCCTGGAAGTATTATGCCAGCATACAAACATCAATTCTCAAATATAGCTGATATAGAAACTGCTTACGCAGAGGCTGTAACAGTTAAAACTGTATTTAATACTCCATATGATCAAGAGGGTATGCCAAAACTTGGTTCATGGGAAGAAGCTAAAGCAGCTGCATTAGCAGAGGCAAAAGTTATTGCAGAAAATATGAAAGATGAGAAAGTTAAGCAAGCTGTTGCTAACGGTCAAGTTCCTGAAATTGTTGCATTAATTGCATATTTAAATTCTTTAAAATAG
- a CDS encoding PD-(D/E)XK nuclease family protein — MLSKKTLLIFPTQRAIRGYLDEQKSLNTLLPSYMTIDDFLKKSIYFKNKIYCDEEQRTLLLSEAVKTVDIKKLGISSNFTKFLSQSEYIYRFFLEISSEDIEIKDIKTKDTYEFYLEHLSILNEVLENYKKLLEINNFVDRVNLRENYIINQDFVELFENITIYFEGYFTKLEFEIINKISQNVNLNIEFYSNIYNQKSLQIFKDYNLDLKLNYKYIFNLSKKILEYSDSITKINENIDIKAFASRLNQISYIKHSIVSCANKGINPENIAVVLPDENFAKELELFDNEKYFNFAMGKNILNKNLYQKANVIYNFLLEDDIKNIENLEFLKVSREFVEENIKLSWNKQCSEDKFTQIAEYIKYDEIDNELIEKYDELIFKLKVVLFSCNFELKLKDVYKIFLQKLSKITLDDINSGKITVMGVLETRLINFDAVIICDFNDEYIPKISTKDKFLSTKLKSLSELPTKFDRENLQKYYYKRLIDNSKYVFISFVNSQNSQISRFANELFDKKIDLKTNDEAYKDILYKNNILYYSDEIIEDNIDLTKISWSASSLKRYLDCRRKFYLENILKIKKHSISVIPENFELGSVIHKILEELIKSQDKTVENLDNLFLKYKKTNPFLILDLEVYREKLYKFLEFEETRSNIKTIDLEKVFATNFNGISINGIIDRVDLNNDIYELIDYKTSKNLTIDTDKTYENSHDFQLEFYYIGAKELYKASNIKAYYFSLYDNLLKEEVTLDKKLELLSSIFDEIKEVSKTKINFVKTDDKSICEYCNFKIICNR; from the coding sequence ATGCTAAGTAAAAAAACTCTTTTAATTTTTCCTACACAAAGAGCTATAAGGGGTTATTTAGACGAACAGAAAAGTCTAAATACTCTTTTACCTAGCTATATGACAATTGATGATTTCTTAAAAAAATCTATATACTTCAAAAATAAAATTTATTGTGATGAAGAGCAAAGAACCCTTCTTTTAAGTGAAGCTGTTAAGACAGTCGATATTAAAAAATTAGGTATAAGTTCAAACTTTACAAAATTTTTATCTCAAAGTGAGTATATATATAGATTTTTTTTAGAAATATCTAGTGAAGATATTGAAATAAAAGATATAAAAACAAAAGATACTTATGAATTCTATTTAGAACATTTATCAATTCTAAATGAAGTTCTGGAAAATTACAAAAAGCTACTTGAAATTAATAATTTTGTTGATAGAGTCAATTTACGTGAGAATTATATAATTAATCAAGATTTTGTAGAACTTTTTGAAAATATAACTATATATTTTGAAGGTTATTTTACAAAATTAGAATTTGAAATTATAAATAAAATTTCTCAAAATGTTAATCTAAATATTGAGTTTTATTCAAATATCTATAATCAAAAATCATTACAAATATTTAAAGATTATAATTTAGATTTGAAACTAAATTATAAATATATATTTAATCTTTCTAAAAAAATTTTAGAGTATTCAGATTCAATAACAAAAATAAATGAAAATATTGATATTAAAGCTTTTGCATCTCGATTAAATCAAATTTCTTATATTAAGCATTCAATTGTTTCTTGTGCTAATAAGGGGATAAATCCTGAAAATATAGCAGTAGTATTACCTGATGAAAATTTTGCAAAAGAGTTAGAACTTTTTGATAATGAAAAATATTTTAATTTTGCCATGGGTAAAAATATTTTAAACAAGAATTTATATCAAAAAGCTAACGTAATATATAATTTTTTATTAGAAGATGACATAAAAAACATAGAAAATTTAGAGTTTCTAAAAGTTAGCAGGGAGTTTGTTGAAGAAAATATTAAATTATCTTGGAATAAACAATGTTCAGAAGATAAATTCACACAAATAGCAGAGTATATAAAATATGATGAAATAGATAATGAGTTAATTGAAAAATATGATGAATTAATTTTTAAATTAAAAGTTGTACTATTCTCATGTAATTTTGAATTAAAATTAAAAGATGTTTATAAAATATTTTTACAAAAATTATCAAAAATAACTTTAGATGATATAAACTCAGGAAAAATTACAGTAATGGGAGTACTAGAAACAAGATTAATAAATTTTGATGCGGTAATTATTTGTGATTTTAATGATGAATATATTCCAAAGATTTCAACAAAAGATAAGTTTTTATCTACAAAGTTAAAATCTTTATCAGAACTTCCAACAAAGTTTGATAGAGAAAATTTACAAAAGTACTATTATAAAAGACTGATAGATAATTCAAAATATGTTTTTATATCTTTTGTAAATTCACAAAATTCACAAATTTCAAGATTTGCAAATGAATTATTTGATAAAAAGATTGATTTAAAAACAAATGATGAGGCTTATAAAGATATTTTGTATAAAAATAATATTTTATACTATAGTGATGAAATTATTGAAGATAATATAGATTTGACTAAAATTTCATGGTCTGCAAGTAGCTTGAAAAGATATTTAGATTGTAGAAGAAAATTTTATCTAGAAAATATTTTAAAAATCAAAAAACATTCTATATCGGTTATTCCTGAAAATTTTGAGTTAGGAAGTGTAATTCATAAAATATTGGAAGAGTTAATTAAAAGCCAAGATAAAACAGTAGAAAATTTAGATAATTTATTTTTGAAATATAAAAAAACAAATCCTTTTTTGATTTTGGATTTAGAAGTTTATAGAGAAAAACTTTATAAATTTTTAGAGTTTGAAGAAACAAGAAGCAATATCAAAACTATTGATTTAGAAAAAGTATTTGCAACTAATTTTAATGGTATATCTATAAACGGTATTATTGATAGAGTAGATTTAAATAACGATATTTATGAATTAATAGATTATAAAACATCAAAGAATCTTACTATTGATACAGATAAAACATATGAAAATAGTCATGATTTTCAATTGGAATTTTATTATATAGGTGCAAAAGAACTTTATAAAGCAAGTAATATAAAAGCATATTATTTTTCTTTATATGATAATTTATTGAAAGAAGAAGTTACTTTAGATAAAAAGTTAGAACTTTTAAGCTCAATATTTGATGAAATTAAAGAAGTATCAAAAACAAAAATAAATTTTGTTAAAACGGATGATAAATCAATTTGTGAATATTGTAATTTTAAAATTATTTGTAATAGATGA
- a CDS encoding c-type cytochrome, which produces MKKAVISSILLLATSSFASTTMCFKESHSSMATIESIALDGGECAGKYSINDMKAKGWSVDDIKITQTPKGMSFIYILKSPDHAKIAPMVAGGAVAGGSISQEQMEANIMAKLEAKKVAEEKAKVEQEIKEAKIDAQGIYTNQCQNCHGAKGEVRKGNSKLKDLTIEQMEEALKDYKLGVGEKASSVYGPSHINFLNDKTIKGIKAYLDSIQ; this is translated from the coding sequence TTGAAAAAAGCGGTTATTTCGTCTATTTTACTTTTAGCAACATCAAGTTTTGCAAGCACTACAATGTGCTTTAAGGAGAGCCACTCTTCAATGGCAACAATTGAATCTATTGCACTTGATGGTGGGGAGTGTGCTGGAAAGTATTCAATAAATGATATGAAAGCAAAGGGATGGAGTGTAGATGATATTAAAATTACTCAAACTCCAAAAGGTATGAGTTTTATATATATTTTAAAATCTCCTGATCATGCAAAAATTGCTCCTATGGTAGCAGGTGGTGCTGTTGCTGGTGGTTCAATTAGCCAAGAGCAAATGGAAGCAAATATTATGGCTAAGCTTGAAGCAAAAAAAGTTGCTGAAGAGAAAGCAAAAGTTGAGCAAGAAATTAAAGAAGCAAAAATTGATGCTCAAGGAATCTATACAAATCAATGTCAAAATTGCCATGGAGCAAAAGGTGAAGTTAGAAAAGGTAATTCAAAACTTAAAGATCTAACTATTGAACAGATGGAAGAAGCTTTAAAAGATTATAAATTAGGTGTTGGAGAAAAAGCAAGCTCTGTTTATGGACCTTCACATATTAATTTCTTAAATGATAAAACTATTAAAGGTATTAAAGCTTATTTAGACAGTATTCAATAA
- a CDS encoding c-type cytochrome translates to MKSMVIGGIILIIALMAGTYFVAGDAFISDDYINALTFLGAAAIITISTFVVLKYVNQMKNDTASGELADERWDGIGEYKNSVPTGWALAFIGTIIWMFWYMTVGYPVTGFSQIGQWNEETNEYNKKFEQKWVNPSEDTLKAMGQSVYLVQCAPCHGVDAEGINGKAQNLTKRMSKEQVEYVIRNGANNFTQSFPAGMPPMMLQDDKDIADVSAYVANGFKGEQPAAFATCAGCHGETGEGMPMVGPNIKVYDDAIVTAVLKEGKKGLIGQMPSFNERLNETQEKAVATYLRSLGDK, encoded by the coding sequence ATGAAATCTATGGTTATAGGTGGAATAATTCTTATCATCGCATTAATGGCAGGAACTTACTTTGTTGCAGGTGATGCTTTTATTAGTGATGATTATATTAATGCATTAACGTTTTTAGGAGCAGCGGCTATTATTACAATTAGCACATTTGTTGTATTAAAATATGTTAATCAGATGAAAAATGATACAGCAAGTGGTGAACTAGCTGACGAAAGATGGGATGGAATTGGAGAGTATAAAAACTCTGTTCCAACAGGATGGGCTTTAGCATTTATTGGAACAATAATTTGGATGTTCTGGTATATGACTGTTGGTTATCCAGTTACAGGATTTTCTCAAATTGGTCAATGGAATGAAGAGACAAATGAGTACAACAAAAAATTTGAACAAAAATGGGTTAATCCATCTGAAGACACTTTAAAAGCTATGGGTCAATCTGTGTATTTAGTTCAATGTGCACCTTGTCATGGAGTTGATGCTGAGGGAATAAATGGGAAAGCTCAAAATTTAACAAAAAGAATGTCAAAAGAACAAGTTGAATATGTAATAAGAAATGGAGCGAATAACTTTACTCAGTCTTTTCCAGCAGGAATGCCTCCTATGATGTTACAAGATGATAAAGATATAGCAGATGTTTCAGCTTATGTTGCAAATGGATTTAAAGGTGAGCAACCAGCAGCATTTGCAACTTGTGCAGGTTGCCATGGTGAAACTGGAGAGGGAATGCCTATGGTAGGTCCAAATATCAAAGTTTATGATGATGCTATTGTAACTGCTGTATTAAAAGAGGGTAAAAAAGGTCTTATCGGGCAAATGCCGAGCTTTAATGAAAGATTAAATGAAACTCAAGAAAAAGCAGTTGCTACATACTTAAGAAGTTTAGGAGATAAATAA
- the prfB gene encoding peptide chain release factor 2, whose protein sequence is MDAYEYSELLKLLNTKLNNIKGILKPDELKTRLDEIIKLEEDQNFWSDVENASKIGIEKNRILGKLNKFNKAFDSLNGTNELYEMAYGENDEDTLELLYEEASDLEDLIKSTEISVMLSNPDDALNAIVTIHPGAGGTESQDWASILYRMYLRWAERNDFKVELLDYQAGDEAGIKDVSFIIRGENAYGYMKTENGIHRLVRISPFDSNAKRHTSFTSVMVSPEIDDNIDIVIEDKDIRIDTYRASGAGGQHVNKTESAIRITHIPTGIVVQCQNDRSQHKNKDSAFKMLKSKLYEFELEKQRASKDTGDKSEIGWGHQIRSYVLQPYQQVKDSRSNIGYSNVDAILDGDITKIMEDVLIATSSK, encoded by the coding sequence ATGGACGCTTACGAGTATTCTGAGCTATTAAAACTATTAAATACAAAATTAAACAATATAAAAGGAATTCTAAAACCAGATGAGTTAAAAACTAGGTTAGATGAGATTATTAAACTTGAAGAAGATCAAAACTTTTGGAGTGATGTAGAAAACGCTAGTAAAATAGGAATAGAAAAAAATAGAATTTTAGGAAAACTAAATAAGTTTAACAAAGCTTTTGATTCTTTAAATGGAACAAATGAACTTTATGAAATGGCTTATGGTGAAAATGATGAAGATACATTAGAACTTTTATATGAAGAAGCTAGTGATTTAGAAGATTTAATAAAATCTACTGAAATTTCAGTAATGCTTTCAAATCCAGATGATGCTTTAAATGCTATTGTAACTATTCATCCAGGAGCTGGAGGTACTGAATCACAGGATTGGGCTTCTATTTTGTATAGAATGTATTTAAGATGGGCTGAAAGAAATGATTTTAAAGTTGAGTTACTTGATTATCAAGCAGGTGATGAAGCCGGTATAAAAGATGTAAGTTTTATTATTAGAGGTGAAAATGCTTATGGTTATATGAAAACAGAAAATGGTATTCATAGACTTGTTAGAATTTCACCTTTTGATTCAAATGCTAAAAGACATACATCATTTACATCTGTTATGGTAAGCCCTGAAATTGATGATAATATTGATATTGTAATTGAAGATAAAGACATTAGAATTGATACATACAGAGCCAGCGGTGCAGGTGGACAGCACGTAAATAAAACAGAAAGTGCTATAAGAATTACTCACATTCCTACAGGAATAGTTGTTCAATGCCAAAATGACAGAAGTCAACACAAAAATAAAGATAGTGCTTTTAAGATGTTAAAATCTAAATTGTATGAATTCGAACTTGAAAAACAAAGAGCTTCTAAAGATACAGGCGATAAAAGTGAAATAGGGTGGGGGCATCAAATTAGATCTTATGTTCTTCAGCCATATCAACAGGTAAAAGATAGTAGAAGTAATATTGGTTACTCAAATGTTGATGCTATACTTGATGGAGATATTACAAAAATTATGGAAGATGTTTTAATAGCAACTTCTTCAAAATAG
- a CDS encoding DUF4006 family protein: MAGNTQMNNNERGVFSLHGLIGYFIAVALLLSILAYLTVNAIVVQNREATNFYKINKDLHGLKMNSADNHTQYQLVGSEKKE; the protein is encoded by the coding sequence ATGGCTGGAAATACACAAATGAATAATAATGAAAGAGGTGTTTTCTCTTTACATGGGTTAATTGGTTATTTTATTGCTGTTGCATTATTACTTTCTATTTTAGCTTATTTAACAGTTAATGCTATTGTGGTTCAAAATAGAGAAGCAACAAATTTTTATAAAATAAATAAAGATTTACATGGTTTAAAAATGAACAGTGCTGACAATCACACACAATACCAACTAGTTGGTTCTGAGAAAAAGGAGTAA